The following proteins are co-located in the Legionella busanensis genome:
- a CDS encoding peptide MFS transporter, translating to MSMKDSNKSLGGFFSQSIFALFCIQIFSTLSFSVLYSTLVLYMTGPLHLAAQYANSIMGVFVAFNFALHLLGGYWGGRFLSYRALFCVGMLAQIVGCLLLAFVKLDYLYYGLAAFLTGAGLNVTCLNCMLTQRFKPEDIRRESAFLYNYAGMNIGFFAGFSLSGYFQLLNNYHRLFLLSSIGNLAALLICLYYWHALADKYSLYAQLDKSKQIRSSLKGLLMVCCLPFILSPLLHFADLANKLVLFTGIAMVGVIYWLAFKQPEQEAREKIFAFGILMIIGIVFWMLYQIGPMGLTHFIDHNVQRHWLMLTIPPQWFQNINTICIVIGGPLLSLLFNRMRARGIYINIPMQFAFALFLIGAAFAILPIGIASANDKGLVGPEWIVMSFILQSAGELLISPIGYAMVGALAPSSLQGVMMGIWMLSTGVGATLSSYSSNWMTVGHNTVNPLITNAGYSHVFLILGCIAIAASISLFLLSPTVKRWMNDKSQVAKDDISLIAA from the coding sequence ATGTCCATGAAAGATAGCAATAAATCACTGGGTGGTTTTTTTTCTCAAAGTATTTTTGCACTTTTTTGTATTCAAATTTTCTCTACCTTAAGTTTTAGCGTTTTATATTCAACCTTAGTTCTTTATATGACCGGCCCTTTACACTTAGCAGCCCAATATGCTAATAGCATTATGGGTGTCTTTGTAGCATTCAATTTTGCATTACATCTATTAGGTGGGTATTGGGGCGGACGCTTTTTATCTTATCGGGCTTTATTTTGTGTAGGAATGTTAGCACAAATTGTAGGTTGTTTGTTACTTGCTTTTGTTAAATTAGATTACTTATATTATGGATTGGCTGCTTTTTTAACAGGTGCTGGATTAAATGTAACTTGCCTAAATTGCATGCTAACCCAGCGATTTAAGCCAGAAGATATAAGACGCGAAAGTGCTTTTCTTTATAATTATGCTGGTATGAATATTGGTTTTTTTGCTGGCTTTAGTTTAAGTGGTTATTTCCAATTATTAAACAATTATCATCGTTTATTTTTATTAAGCAGTATTGGTAATTTGGCGGCTCTCTTAATTTGTTTATATTACTGGCATGCTTTGGCCGATAAATACAGTCTTTATGCGCAGCTCGATAAAAGTAAACAAATTCGCTCTTCTTTAAAAGGCTTGCTAATGGTTTGTTGCCTTCCTTTCATTTTAAGTCCTTTACTGCATTTTGCAGATTTAGCTAATAAGTTAGTACTTTTTACCGGAATTGCCATGGTTGGCGTTATATATTGGTTGGCATTTAAGCAACCAGAGCAAGAAGCCCGCGAAAAAATCTTTGCATTTGGCATATTAATGATAATAGGTATTGTTTTTTGGATGCTTTACCAAATTGGCCCAATGGGTCTAACTCATTTTATTGATCACAATGTACAACGCCATTGGTTGATGTTAACTATTCCGCCACAGTGGTTTCAAAACATTAATACCATTTGTATTGTTATAGGTGGTCCTTTGTTAAGCTTATTATTTAATCGTATGCGTGCCCGTGGGATTTATATTAATATCCCAATGCAATTTGCTTTTGCCTTGTTTTTAATTGGTGCTGCCTTTGCTATTTTACCTATAGGTATTGCTAGTGCCAATGATAAAGGATTAGTAGGGCCAGAATGGATAGTTATGAGTTTTATTTTACAAAGCGCTGGCGAATTACTTATTTCTCCAATTGGTTATGCTATGGTTGGTGCTTTAGCACCAAGTTCATTGCAAGGTGTAATGATGGGTATTTGGATGCTTTCAACTGGTGTAGGTGCAACTTTATCAAGTTATAGTTCTAATTGGATGACTGTAGGCCATAATACAGTTAACCCATTGATAACGAACGCTGGTTATAGTCATGTCTTTTTAATTCTAGGTTGTATAGCAATTGCCGCAAGTATTTCCTTATTCCTTTTATCACCTACTGTAAAAAGATGGATGAATGACAAAAGCCAAGTCGCTAAAGATGATATTTCTTTAATAGCTGCTTAG
- the pta gene encoding phosphate acetyltransferase — MHRKIYLSGIEKRPGKSFISLGIVTILQKHYLLHCVKLFKELDNNQTALLQSLTHHFISPTMSIDQAINLMREEPDILFSTIFEMINGDKDYEITYIEGSDFESDNDVFEYEFNLTLAAQLNCEVILTISAKDRSLNHMLSIIATALEISKRNHAQVIGIIVNRVPLKDEFKAYELFKNQFPFLTFIIIPEFENLANPSMQEIANKLNAIVLCGKDELHRSAKQFTVAAKTIGNFLESRLKRDGMLIITPDDRIDILLGSLLADQSSSYPKIAGIVLTGGEMLGKTIREIISGLERPFPVLLTSHHTYETATSLFTAKFGLSKDNSTKVKAAIDAMETYLSPPILKLINQTKKSSDLTPAIFLHELVNKARSSKRHIVLPEGTDSRILIAADYLLKRNIVKITILGNKEKIKLLEKRMQLDLSHAKIIDVNESEKKVSYAKQYWQLRQHKNVNLPIALERMADVNYFAAMMVYCGDADGMVSGAEHTTASTVRPALEIIKTKPGVTKVSSIFIMCLPTRVLIYGDCAINPDPDSPTLAEITLQAVEIAKHLGIEPKAALLSYSSGTSGSGKSVDKVIKAVEIIHRDFPEISVEGPMQYDAAVDDEVAAKKLPGSKIAGKANVLIFPDLNTGNNTYKAVQRETGALAIGPILLGLNKPVNDLSRGCTPQDIINTILVTALQAEDNHEH; from the coding sequence ATGCATAGAAAAATTTATTTATCAGGCATTGAAAAAAGGCCTGGAAAATCATTCATTTCATTAGGAATTGTCACTATTTTACAAAAGCATTATTTGCTGCACTGCGTCAAGTTATTTAAAGAACTTGATAATAATCAAACCGCCCTATTACAAAGCTTAACACATCATTTTATATCGCCAACTATGTCTATTGATCAAGCTATTAATCTAATGCGTGAAGAACCAGATATTTTATTTTCCACAATTTTTGAAATGATTAATGGGGACAAAGATTATGAAATCACTTATATAGAAGGAAGCGATTTTGAAAGCGATAATGATGTTTTTGAATACGAATTTAATTTAACGTTGGCGGCACAACTAAATTGTGAAGTTATTCTTACTATTTCAGCTAAAGATAGATCGTTAAATCATATGCTGTCTATTATTGCAACTGCACTAGAAATTAGTAAACGCAATCACGCCCAAGTTATTGGAATTATCGTTAATCGTGTGCCGCTTAAAGATGAATTTAAAGCTTATGAGCTTTTTAAAAATCAATTTCCATTCTTAACATTTATTATCATTCCGGAATTTGAAAATTTAGCAAATCCCTCTATGCAAGAAATTGCTAATAAATTAAATGCTATTGTCTTATGCGGGAAAGATGAGTTGCATCGTAGTGCGAAACAATTTACGGTCGCTGCTAAAACAATTGGTAATTTTCTTGAATCCAGGCTTAAACGGGACGGTATGTTAATTATTACTCCTGATGATCGTATCGATATTTTATTAGGTTCATTGTTAGCCGATCAATCAAGCTCTTATCCAAAAATTGCAGGTATTGTGCTCACAGGCGGTGAAATGCTCGGTAAAACAATACGAGAAATTATTTCTGGCTTAGAGCGCCCTTTTCCAGTCCTATTAACATCTCATCACACGTACGAGACAGCCACTTCATTATTTACTGCTAAGTTTGGTCTAAGTAAAGATAATTCTACAAAAGTAAAAGCAGCCATTGATGCCATGGAAACTTATCTTTCTCCACCTATTTTAAAATTAATTAACCAAACTAAAAAAAGCTCAGATTTAACACCTGCAATTTTTTTGCATGAATTAGTTAATAAAGCACGCTCTAGTAAGCGTCATATTGTTTTACCAGAAGGAACTGACTCTCGGATTTTAATTGCGGCTGACTATCTTTTGAAACGTAATATAGTCAAAATTACTATACTCGGTAATAAAGAGAAAATTAAACTTCTAGAAAAAAGGATGCAGCTAGATTTAAGTCATGCCAAAATTATTGATGTTAACGAATCAGAAAAAAAAGTGAGCTATGCAAAACAATATTGGCAGCTTCGGCAACATAAAAATGTAAATTTACCTATAGCACTTGAGCGAATGGCTGATGTTAACTATTTCGCTGCCATGATGGTTTATTGTGGTGATGCTGATGGTATGGTATCAGGTGCTGAACATACTACAGCCAGTACTGTTAGACCTGCTTTAGAAATTATAAAAACTAAGCCTGGTGTAACTAAAGTTTCCTCCATTTTTATAATGTGTTTACCTACCAGAGTCTTAATTTATGGTGATTGTGCAATAAACCCTGACCCAGATAGTCCAACGTTAGCTGAAATTACCCTACAAGCTGTAGAGATTGCTAAACATCTAGGTATTGAGCCTAAGGCTGCACTTTTATCTTATTCCTCTGGCACGTCTGGAAGTGGCAAAAGCGTAGATAAAGTTATTAAAGCAGTTGAGATTATTCATCGAGACTTCCCCGAAATATCTGTTGAAGGACCAATGCAATATGATGCTGCTGTAGATGATGAAGTAGCTGCGAAAAAGCTTCCCGGCTCAAAAATTGCAGGCAAAGCCAATGTGTTAATTTTTCCCGATTTAAATACAGGTAATAACACCTATAAAGCGGTACAACGAGAAACAGGCGCTCTAGCCATTGGTCCTATTTTATTAGGTTTAAATAAACCTGTTAATGACTTAAGCCGTGGTTGTACGCCACAAGATATAATCAATACTATTTTAGTTACAGCATTACAAGCAGAGGATAATCATGAGCATTAA
- a CDS encoding acetate/propionate family kinase, whose protein sequence is MSINQITNQDCILTINAGSSSIKYKVFSQQNDYQIIPLLSGLIEGITEESGLWHHYTKKKEQRAHYFVNHEEAFAALAKQLQLDLVNKKIVGVGHRVVHGGPNLCQPTIITSKILQEIKALAKLAPLHNPINAAGIEYAQTYFKEAIHVAIFDTGFHHNMPKHIHSYAIDARLAQQLNIRRYGFHGINHEYVSNKAAKFLNKPMPECNFISLHLGNGASACLIKNGKSFDTSMGMTPLAGLIMGTRCGDIDPAIPIYLQEQGLELSTVNTVLNKQSGLKGIANNNDMRAVLENYHAGDEDAILAIEMYVYAIQKFIGAYLTQINKLNALIFTGGIGENSAFIRAKIISSLKHLGFILDNDLNQKNKQKECSVISKGEVPILIIPSDEEGWIMQKVFEKLDCN, encoded by the coding sequence ATGAGCATTAATCAGATAACTAACCAAGATTGTATTCTAACAATTAATGCTGGTAGTTCATCCATTAAATACAAAGTATTTAGTCAACAAAACGATTATCAAATTATCCCTTTATTATCTGGACTCATTGAAGGCATTACTGAAGAATCAGGACTTTGGCATCATTATACGAAGAAAAAAGAGCAGCGCGCTCATTATTTTGTTAATCATGAAGAAGCATTTGCTGCATTAGCTAAGCAGCTTCAACTCGATTTAGTTAATAAAAAAATTGTTGGTGTTGGCCATCGAGTCGTTCATGGTGGACCCAATCTATGCCAACCAACAATTATAACGTCAAAGATATTGCAAGAAATTAAAGCCTTAGCAAAATTAGCACCGCTACATAATCCTATCAATGCCGCAGGTATTGAATACGCTCAAACATACTTTAAAGAAGCAATACATGTGGCTATTTTTGATACAGGTTTTCACCATAACATGCCTAAGCATATTCATTCTTATGCCATCGATGCTCGCCTAGCCCAACAACTTAATATTAGGCGCTATGGTTTTCATGGGATTAATCATGAATATGTAAGTAATAAGGCGGCTAAATTTTTAAATAAACCTATGCCCGAGTGTAATTTTATTTCCTTACACTTGGGAAATGGGGCAAGTGCTTGTCTAATTAAAAATGGAAAATCCTTCGATACCTCAATGGGCATGACACCTTTAGCTGGATTAATAATGGGAACTCGTTGCGGCGATATTGATCCAGCCATTCCTATTTATCTTCAAGAGCAAGGATTAGAGTTATCTACAGTCAATACTGTACTTAATAAGCAAAGTGGTCTAAAGGGAATTGCGAATAATAATGATATGCGAGCTGTTTTGGAAAATTATCATGCTGGCGATGAAGATGCTATTCTTGCTATAGAAATGTATGTTTATGCCATTCAAAAATTCATTGGCGCTTACCTAACTCAAATAAATAAGCTAAACGCTTTAATTTTTACTGGAGGCATAGGCGAAAACTCAGCTTTTATCCGCGCAAAAATTATATCTTCTCTAAAGCATTTAGGTTTTATTCTAGATAATGATTTAAATCAAAAAAATAAACAAAAAGAGTGTTCTGTAATATCAAAAGGCGAAGTACCTATTTTGATAATACCGAGCGATGAAGAAGGTTGGATAATGCAAAAAGTCTTTGAAAAACTAGACTGTAATTAA